One genomic window of Medicago truncatula cultivar Jemalong A17 chromosome 1, MtrunA17r5.0-ANR, whole genome shotgun sequence includes the following:
- the LOC11424677 gene encoding GATA transcription factor 5: MALPKLKQDMIYEMEFQQKGNDILSLEWLSDIVDDSRDENITMKKVEQHPSSSVNKEDFVLPKSNSSPTCEKTTVRRTRSKRPRLATFSSHHSTMQLISSTSSFVGENMQDSVISNKGASTEKFPDSQIAAKKQKLSSGESKKNKKTKAPLLAALDHNALGLVRQCTHCEATKTPQWRTGPEGPKTLCNACGVRYKSGRLCPEYRPAASSTFSPDLHSNSHKKILEMRVMRRKDNKNSGILALEYM; encoded by the coding sequence GGAAATGACATTCTTTCTTTGGAATGGCTGTCCGATATTGTGGATGATTCTCGTGATGAGAATATTACAATGAAAAAAGTGGAGCAACATCCATCATCATCAGTCAACAAGGAGGATTTTGTGCTCCCTAAAAGCAATAGTTCACCCACTTGTGAAAAGACCACAGTGAGACGTACACGCTCCAAGCGTCCACGTCTTGCAACCTTCAGCTCCCATCATTCAACCATGCAACTCATTTCTTCCACTTCCTCTTTTGTAGGGGAGAATATGCAGGATAGTGTTATTTCCAACAAGGGAGCGTCTACAGAAAAATTTCCTGACTCTCAAATTGCAGCAAAGAAACAAAAGCTTTCTTCTGGAGAGTCCAAGAAGAACAAGAAAACAAAGGCGCCACTTCTTGCTGCTCTAGACCATAATGCTTTGGGACTTGTCCGGCAATGCACGCATTGTGAGGCGACGAAGACTCCACAATGGAGGACAGGGCCAGAGGGGCCGAAAACACTCTGCAATGCTTGCGGTGTTCGGTACAAGTCAGGCCGACTCTGCCCTGAATACCGGCCTGCGGCTAGCTCAACTTTTTCTCCGGATCTTCACTCTAACTCACATAAGAAGATCCTTGAAATGAGAGTGATGAGACGCAAGGATAATAAGAATTCTGGTATTCTTGCCTTGGAATACATGTGA